A genome region from Vulpes lagopus strain Blue_001 chromosome 7, ASM1834538v1, whole genome shotgun sequence includes the following:
- the LOC121495736 gene encoding calcium homeostasis endoplasmic reticulum protein isoform X2 — translation MEMPLPPDDQELRNVIDKLAQFVARNGPEFEKMTMEKQKDNPKFSFLFGGEFYSYYKCKLALEQQQLICKQQAPELEPAAALPPLPQPPLAPAAPIPPAQGAPSMDELIQQSQWNLQQQEQHLLALRQEQVTAAVAHAVEQQMQKLLEETQLDMNEFDNLLQPIIDTCTKDAISAGKNWMFSNAKSPPHCELMAGHLRNRITADGAHFELRLHLIYLINDVLHHCQRKQARELLAALQKVVVPIYCTSFLAVEEDKQQKIARLLQLWEKNGYFDDSIIQQLQSPALGLGQYQATLINEYSSVVQPVQLAFQQQIQTLKTQHEEFVNSLAQQQQQQQQQQQQIQMPQMETEVKATPPPPAPPPAPTPTPAIPPTTQPDDSKPPIQMPGSSEYDASGGVQDPAAAGPRGPGPHDQIPPNKPPWFDQPHPVAPWGQQQPPEQPPYPHHQGGPPHCPPWNNSHEGMWGEQRGDPGWNGQRDAPWNSQPDPNWNSQFEGPWNSQHEQPPWGGGQREPPFRMQRPPHFRGPFPPHQQHPQFNQPPHPHNFNRFPPRFMQDDFPPRHPFERPPYPHRFDYPQGDFPAEMGPPHHHPGHRMPHPGINEHPPWGGPQHPDFGPPPHGFNGQPPHMRRQGPPHINHDDPSLVPNVPYFDLPAGLMAPLVKLEDHEYKPLDPKDIRLPPPMPPSERLLAAVEAFYSPPSHDRPRNSEGWEQNGLYEFFRAKMRARRRKGQEKRNSGPSRSRSRSKSRGRSSSRSNSRSSKSSGSYSRSRSRSCSRSYSRSRSRSRSRSRSSRSRSRSRSRSRSKSYSPGRRRRSRSRSPTPPSSAGLGSNSAPPIPDSRLGEENKGHQMLVKMGWSGSGGLGVKEQGIQDPIKGGDVRDKWDQYKGVGVALDDPYENYRRNKSYSFIARMKARDECK, via the exons ATGGAGATGCCGCTGCCGCCCGACG ACCAGGAGCTTCGAAATGTCATCGACAAACTGGCCCAGTTCGTGGCTCGCAACGGGCCCGAGTTTGAGAAGATGACGATGGAGAAGCAGAAGGACAACCCGAAATTCTCGTTTCTGTTCGGAGGCGAGTTCTACAGTTACTACAAGTGCAAGCTGGCGCTGGAGCAGCAGCAGC TCATCTGCAAGCAGCAGGCCCCAGAGCTGGAGCCGGCCGCAGCCCTGCCGCCCCTGCCACAGCCCCCGCTGGCCCCTGCAGCACCGATCCCACCGGCCCAGGGAGCCCCATCCATGGACGAGCTCATCCAGCAGAGCCAGTGGAACttgcagcagcaggagcagcacctGTTAGCCCTCAGACAG GAACAGGTGACCGCAGCTGTGGCCCATGCTGTGGAGCAGCAGATGCAGAAGCTCTTGGAGGAGACCCAGTTGGACATGAATGAGTTTGACAACCTGCTGCAACCCATCATCGACACATGTACCAAAGATGCCATCTCg GCCGGGAAGAACTGGATGTTTAGCAATGCCAAGTCCCCCCCTCACTGTGAGCTGATGGCGGGCCACCTCCGGAACCGCATCACAGCCGACGGGGCGCACTTTGAGCTGCGGCTGCACCTCATCTACCTGATCAACGATGTCCTGCACCACTG CCAGCGCAAGCAGGCCAGGGAGCTGCTGGCCGCCCTGCAGAAAGTCGTGGTGCCCATCTATTGCACCAGCTTCTTGGCCGTGGAGGAGGACAAGCAGCAAAAGATCGCACGG ctcctgCAGCTCTGGGAGAAAAACGGCTACTTCGACGACTCCATCATCCAGCAGCTgcagagcccagccctggggctcGGCCAGTACCAG GCTACGCTCATCAACGAGTATTCCTCGGTGGTCCAGCCAGTGCAGCTGGCCTTCCAGCAGCAGATCCAGACCCTTAAGACGCAGCACGAGGAGTTTGTCAACAGCCTGgcccagcagcagcaacaacagcagcagcaacaacaacaaattcaAATGCCACAAATGGAGACCGAGGTCAAGGCCACCCcaccgccgcccgccccgcctccGGCCCCCACGCCCACCCCTGCCATCCCGCCAACCACCCAGCCTG ATGACAGCAAGCCTCCCATCCAAATGCCCGGCTCCTCTGAGTATGATGCCTCAGGAGGAGTCCAGGATCCTGCTGCCGCTGGCCCCCGGGGACCTGGGCCCCACGATCAAATCCCACCTAACAAGCCCCCATGGTTTGACCAGCCTCATCCTGTTGCTCCTTGGGGCCAACAGCAG CCTCCCGAGCAGCCCCCCTACCCACACCATCAGGGTGGGCCGCCCCACTGCCCACCCTGGAACAACAGCCACGAGGGCATGTGGGGCGAGCAGCGTGGGGACCCTGGCTGGAATGGCCAGCGCGACGCACCCTGGAACAGCCAGCCAGACCCCAACTGGAACAGCCAGTTCGAGGGCCCCTGGAACAGCCAGCACGAGCAGCCGCCGTGGGGTGGAGGCCAGCGCGAGCCCCCCTTCCGCATGCAGCGGCCGCCACACTTCCGAGGGCCCTTCCCGCCCCACCAGCAGCACCCGCAGTTCAACCAGCCGCCGCACCCCCACAACTTCAACCGCTTCCCGCCCCGCTTCATGCAGGATGACTTCCCTCCGCGGCACCCCTTCGAGCGGCCACCCTATCCTCACCGCTTCGACTATCCCCAGGGGGACTTCCCTGCCG AGATGGgaccccctcaccaccaccctggCCACCGCATGCCTCATCCTGGGATCAACGAGCACCCACCCTGGGGTGGGCCCCAGCACCCCGACTTCGGCCCTCCTCCTCACGGCTTCAACGGGCAGCCCCCCCACATGCGGCGACAGGGCCCTCCCCACATCAACCATGATGACCCCAGCCTGGTTCCCAACGTGCCCTACTTCGATCTGCCTGCCGGGCTGATGGCTCCCCTTGTGAAG ctggaagaCCATGAGTACAAGCCTCTGGACCCGAAAGACATCCGCCTCCCGCCCCCCATGCCGCCCAGTGAGAGGTTGCTGGCCGCTGTAGAGGCCTTTTACAGCCCCCCGTCCCATGACAGGCCCAGGAACAG CGAAGGCTGGGAGCAGAATGGTCTCTATGAGTTCTTTCGAGCAAAAATGCGGGCACGGCGGAGGAAGGGCCAGGAGAAGCGCAACAG TGGGCCCTCGCGGTCTCGGAGCCGGTCCAAAAGCCGAGGGCGCTCTTCCTCCCGCTCCAACTCGAGGTCGTCCAAGTCGTCGGGCTCATACTCCAGGTCCCGATCACGCTCCTGCTCCCGTTCCTACTCCCGTTCCCGCTCCAG GAGCCGCAGCCGTTCCCGCTCCTCCCGAagccgctcccgctcccgctcgcGCTCCCGCTCCAAGTCCTACTCCCCCGGAAGGAGACGTCGGTCACGCTCCAGGAGTCCCACCCCGCC TTCCTCGGCTGGTCTGGGTTCTAATTCAGCACCTCCTATACCTGATTCAAGGCTcggggaagaaaacaaaggacaTCAGATGCTGGTGAAAATGG GCTGGAGTGGATCTGGTGGCCTCGGTGTGAAAGAGCAAGGGATCCAGGACCCCATCAAGGGGGGGGACGTCCGAGACAAGTGGGACCAGTACAAGGGTGTGGGCGTGGCCCTGGACGATCCGTACGAGAACTACCGCCGGAACAAGAGCTACTCCTTCATCGCCCGCATGAAGGCCAGGGACGAGTGCAAGTAG
- the LOC121495736 gene encoding calcium homeostasis endoplasmic reticulum protein isoform X1 — translation MEMPLPPDDQELRNVIDKLAQFVARNGPEFEKMTMEKQKDNPKFSFLFGGEFYSYYKCKLALEQQQLICKQQAPELEPAAALPPLPQPPLAPAAPIPPAQGAPSMDELIQQSQWNLQQQEQHLLALRQEQVTAAVAHAVEQQMQKLLEETQLDMNEFDNLLQPIIDTCTKDAISAGKNWMFSNAKSPPHCELMAGHLRNRITADGAHFELRLHLIYLINDVLHHWALTRGRSLPHSQRKQARELLAALQKVVVPIYCTSFLAVEEDKQQKIARLLQLWEKNGYFDDSIIQQLQSPALGLGQYQATLINEYSSVVQPVQLAFQQQIQTLKTQHEEFVNSLAQQQQQQQQQQQQIQMPQMETEVKATPPPPAPPPAPTPTPAIPPTTQPDDSKPPIQMPGSSEYDASGGVQDPAAAGPRGPGPHDQIPPNKPPWFDQPHPVAPWGQQQPPEQPPYPHHQGGPPHCPPWNNSHEGMWGEQRGDPGWNGQRDAPWNSQPDPNWNSQFEGPWNSQHEQPPWGGGQREPPFRMQRPPHFRGPFPPHQQHPQFNQPPHPHNFNRFPPRFMQDDFPPRHPFERPPYPHRFDYPQGDFPAEMGPPHHHPGHRMPHPGINEHPPWGGPQHPDFGPPPHGFNGQPPHMRRQGPPHINHDDPSLVPNVPYFDLPAGLMAPLVKLEDHEYKPLDPKDIRLPPPMPPSERLLAAVEAFYSPPSHDRPRNSEGWEQNGLYEFFRAKMRARRRKGQEKRNSGPSRSRSRSKSRGRSSSRSNSRSSKSSGSYSRSRSRSCSRSYSRSRSRSRSRSRSSRSRSRSRSRSRSKSYSPGRRRRSRSRSPTPPSSAGLGSNSAPPIPDSRLGEENKGHQMLVKMGWSGSGGLGVKEQGIQDPIKGGDVRDKWDQYKGVGVALDDPYENYRRNKSYSFIARMKARDECK, via the exons ATGGAGATGCCGCTGCCGCCCGACG ACCAGGAGCTTCGAAATGTCATCGACAAACTGGCCCAGTTCGTGGCTCGCAACGGGCCCGAGTTTGAGAAGATGACGATGGAGAAGCAGAAGGACAACCCGAAATTCTCGTTTCTGTTCGGAGGCGAGTTCTACAGTTACTACAAGTGCAAGCTGGCGCTGGAGCAGCAGCAGC TCATCTGCAAGCAGCAGGCCCCAGAGCTGGAGCCGGCCGCAGCCCTGCCGCCCCTGCCACAGCCCCCGCTGGCCCCTGCAGCACCGATCCCACCGGCCCAGGGAGCCCCATCCATGGACGAGCTCATCCAGCAGAGCCAGTGGAACttgcagcagcaggagcagcacctGTTAGCCCTCAGACAG GAACAGGTGACCGCAGCTGTGGCCCATGCTGTGGAGCAGCAGATGCAGAAGCTCTTGGAGGAGACCCAGTTGGACATGAATGAGTTTGACAACCTGCTGCAACCCATCATCGACACATGTACCAAAGATGCCATCTCg GCCGGGAAGAACTGGATGTTTAGCAATGCCAAGTCCCCCCCTCACTGTGAGCTGATGGCGGGCCACCTCCGGAACCGCATCACAGCCGACGGGGCGCACTTTGAGCTGCGGCTGCACCTCATCTACCTGATCAACGATGTCCTGCACCACTG GGCCCTGACGCGCGGAAGGTCTCTCCCTCACAGCCAGCGCAAGCAGGCCAGGGAGCTGCTGGCCGCCCTGCAGAAAGTCGTGGTGCCCATCTATTGCACCAGCTTCTTGGCCGTGGAGGAGGACAAGCAGCAAAAGATCGCACGG ctcctgCAGCTCTGGGAGAAAAACGGCTACTTCGACGACTCCATCATCCAGCAGCTgcagagcccagccctggggctcGGCCAGTACCAG GCTACGCTCATCAACGAGTATTCCTCGGTGGTCCAGCCAGTGCAGCTGGCCTTCCAGCAGCAGATCCAGACCCTTAAGACGCAGCACGAGGAGTTTGTCAACAGCCTGgcccagcagcagcaacaacagcagcagcaacaacaacaaattcaAATGCCACAAATGGAGACCGAGGTCAAGGCCACCCcaccgccgcccgccccgcctccGGCCCCCACGCCCACCCCTGCCATCCCGCCAACCACCCAGCCTG ATGACAGCAAGCCTCCCATCCAAATGCCCGGCTCCTCTGAGTATGATGCCTCAGGAGGAGTCCAGGATCCTGCTGCCGCTGGCCCCCGGGGACCTGGGCCCCACGATCAAATCCCACCTAACAAGCCCCCATGGTTTGACCAGCCTCATCCTGTTGCTCCTTGGGGCCAACAGCAG CCTCCCGAGCAGCCCCCCTACCCACACCATCAGGGTGGGCCGCCCCACTGCCCACCCTGGAACAACAGCCACGAGGGCATGTGGGGCGAGCAGCGTGGGGACCCTGGCTGGAATGGCCAGCGCGACGCACCCTGGAACAGCCAGCCAGACCCCAACTGGAACAGCCAGTTCGAGGGCCCCTGGAACAGCCAGCACGAGCAGCCGCCGTGGGGTGGAGGCCAGCGCGAGCCCCCCTTCCGCATGCAGCGGCCGCCACACTTCCGAGGGCCCTTCCCGCCCCACCAGCAGCACCCGCAGTTCAACCAGCCGCCGCACCCCCACAACTTCAACCGCTTCCCGCCCCGCTTCATGCAGGATGACTTCCCTCCGCGGCACCCCTTCGAGCGGCCACCCTATCCTCACCGCTTCGACTATCCCCAGGGGGACTTCCCTGCCG AGATGGgaccccctcaccaccaccctggCCACCGCATGCCTCATCCTGGGATCAACGAGCACCCACCCTGGGGTGGGCCCCAGCACCCCGACTTCGGCCCTCCTCCTCACGGCTTCAACGGGCAGCCCCCCCACATGCGGCGACAGGGCCCTCCCCACATCAACCATGATGACCCCAGCCTGGTTCCCAACGTGCCCTACTTCGATCTGCCTGCCGGGCTGATGGCTCCCCTTGTGAAG ctggaagaCCATGAGTACAAGCCTCTGGACCCGAAAGACATCCGCCTCCCGCCCCCCATGCCGCCCAGTGAGAGGTTGCTGGCCGCTGTAGAGGCCTTTTACAGCCCCCCGTCCCATGACAGGCCCAGGAACAG CGAAGGCTGGGAGCAGAATGGTCTCTATGAGTTCTTTCGAGCAAAAATGCGGGCACGGCGGAGGAAGGGCCAGGAGAAGCGCAACAG TGGGCCCTCGCGGTCTCGGAGCCGGTCCAAAAGCCGAGGGCGCTCTTCCTCCCGCTCCAACTCGAGGTCGTCCAAGTCGTCGGGCTCATACTCCAGGTCCCGATCACGCTCCTGCTCCCGTTCCTACTCCCGTTCCCGCTCCAG GAGCCGCAGCCGTTCCCGCTCCTCCCGAagccgctcccgctcccgctcgcGCTCCCGCTCCAAGTCCTACTCCCCCGGAAGGAGACGTCGGTCACGCTCCAGGAGTCCCACCCCGCC TTCCTCGGCTGGTCTGGGTTCTAATTCAGCACCTCCTATACCTGATTCAAGGCTcggggaagaaaacaaaggacaTCAGATGCTGGTGAAAATGG GCTGGAGTGGATCTGGTGGCCTCGGTGTGAAAGAGCAAGGGATCCAGGACCCCATCAAGGGGGGGGACGTCCGAGACAAGTGGGACCAGTACAAGGGTGTGGGCGTGGCCCTGGACGATCCGTACGAGAACTACCGCCGGAACAAGAGCTACTCCTTCATCGCCCGCATGAAGGCCAGGGACGAGTGCAAGTAG